TTGTCATATTGAGAAAAACGATATGTGCATCCCCGTCAACGGATGGATTCAGCGCATTGCCTGACCGCTCGTCGTATTTACTGAAAAAATATCTCATGCCGGCTTCCCATCCGTTTTTCAGGTCATAAGTACCTGAGAGAGTATATTCAGTATGCCTGATCTCTGATTCAGAAAAACCGCCAATAGATACGGGATTCACTGCTTCATACACACCGGGAGAGAAGTTCGCCCTGCTTTCCGTGTAGGCAATACCGGCACCGAGTTTTACATAATCCTTCGGGCGGTAGTTAAGATTCGCCGCAACTGTGTGAGCCCTTTCCTCATACCGGGCATGTTCGTCGACTAGCCTCTGCGGTTCACTGTCGATCCCATACACCAGGGCATGCCTGGTCTTATCCTTGAAATATGCATAACTTGTGCTGAGGGAAATATTCTCCGCCAGACTGAAGCCTATCATTCCAAACAGTTTGCCCGCACGCACCTCACGTCCGTTAACGCTGATCTGTCGGTTATCGACCATATAGTAAAGGCGGTCGCGTTTCCCTGCGTATACGTCATATCCAAAATACGTAAAAAGGAAAGGAAGGGGCGTCCAGGATACGGAGACCGTGCCTTTGTCTTTGGAATCAAGGTCGCTGTTATACGCGGGCTCGTCCGTTTGCTCATGCACATATTTTGTCCGGAAAAGAAGGTTCTTCGTAAGTCTTGCCGTAACAGAAACAGATGCGGTATCCTTGACCGTGGTCTCAGGAAGTCCCCATGCTTCCAGATGCTGTCTTTCCGTAATTTTGCGGTCAACCTCTGCATTCAGCGTTACCCCCTTTGCTACCCTGTAACGCACGATTCCGGAAAACCTGTCGGTCCTCGATGAAATCGCATCCTTCACCCTGTACGTATGGGTATTTGCGGGATTGAGAAGATCCGAAACAGTAGTAACCTCCGGATTATCCGCATCGATGTCTTTGTGCCGGTACTTGAAGAAAAACGTCAGCTGTGGCATCGGCATCCAGGTAACATCAGTGCTTCCGAAGAGATAGTCAACGCGGGATTCTGAATATTCATTCTCCCTGCGGTGTTTCGCGAGTGTCAGTGAAGCGACGAGTTTTCCGGTATATGCTGTATGCAATTTCAGCGTATCAGAAGACCCTTTGAGGTCTGGAATCATATTGTGTGCATACACACCTTCTGTCCGTCCCCCTCCCGCACCATACCGCCCATAAAAAACATTGTCTCCTCCGGAACTGAACCGTTTTTCACCATGTGAAACGTCAACCTCCACAGGACCCAAATGGGCATTGAACCCTACGTTGATATCCTTTGTTTCGAGGTCTGCATCTCTTCTTCTGGACACTCTCCGCAAATCATTAAAATAGCCGGACCCCCCGAGAAATCTCTGCTGTCTTTTTCCTTCTTTATCAATAAACTGGCCGTTAATATAGACATGAAAAGGAAAATCCGGGGTCTTAATCCTCAGAAACATCACATTCATTCCCGAGGTAATCCCGAATCTTTCATCGGGACCGTTCTCTGCGGAAAATCTTTCATCAGGTCCGAAATCAGAAAGCCTTATTGCATCGAGGTTATGAAACATCGTCTTATTGATCCACCTCGACAGCACAATGTTTTTATATGAATAACTGATGTCCCAGAAATAATCCTTTCTGTCGAAAAGATCTATTTCAAGATGGAATCTGTGCGGGAAGGGCAATGCCCTGAACTCCCCAAACAGCATCAGCGAGTCAGAGGGATATTCATACTCTGCAGCCCTCCCGGATCCGCTCAGATCGATTATTCTGTACCCGCCTGTTAGAAACAGAAAAGGTCTTATTTCAGGGAATTCGTATACATGGTAAACTTCTTCCTCAGGAAAGACCTCAATCTCATCATCGATGAATACAATCCGGTCACTCTCAGCCGGTTCTTGTTCTTCAGCCATAGTACCTGAGGCAACATCACATATAACCACAAGTGAGAACAGGCAGCATATCAGCAAAATCCGTTTCATTATCCCTCCTATTGAGTAAACCGTCCCCTGCCTGATACAGAGGGGATATTCGTGCCATGCACATTGGCGTGGCAGTCAGTGCACCGTGTGTAGAATGCGCCCTTGGATTCAGTAGTCGAAGGGATACCCGCGGTTCTGACCCTGTGGCCCTCATGGCATTGAAGGCAGAGAAAAGGTTCACTTCTTTTGAGGAGGTTATTGCTGATGCTGCCGTGGCTGGCATGGCAGGAAGTGCAGTCTTCTGTTATGTCGGCGTGCTCATAAAGATACGGTCCTTCTTTTTCTGCATGACATTGCGTACAGGTTTCTTTCACGGTATTCTTCCTCAGGAGATTCTCTGACGTAATACCGTGTGTATCGTGGCAATCTGTGCAGAAGACTTTTCTTTCAGGAACGGGGTGATGGCTCGGAAGTGCAAATTCCGCCTTTTTGTCTTCATGGCACTTGTAACATATATCAAACGTTTCCCTCAGCCGGACTATCAGATCCGGACCGGCATGGATCTTATGACATTCCGAACATGAGACATCATTTACTGCGTGAATGCTTGCGTTCCAGTTATGCAGGTTGAAAGTTGCATTTGCGGTATGGCATTTGAGACACATGAGCGATAGTGCCGGTGGAGGCAGTTCCTTGAGGTTTATAAGTGTTTCATATCTGCATTTCGTCTCTTTCCCCTCTTTCCTGTCCTGTTCAACCCTCTCGGGAGTGATACCTTCAATTGCAAGACTGCCGGGGCCATGACAGGATTCGCAATCCACAATTGGCATACCCGATTTCTTTGACATCTGCGCACCCATGGTGCTCGCCGCAAGGTCCCGCTGTATCTTGTCATGGGTATGACATGCCTTTAGGCAGTTTTCTGTGCCGACATAGTTTGCGTCAAAACGTCCAACGAGCATCTTCTCATACTCTTCCAGTGGCATGATTGGTTTCGAGGTCCTGAGTGTCTCGCATCCCCACAATGCCAGCATGCACCCGAAAAGGAGTAACAGTGTTTCTTTCAGTCGCATTATATTCTCCTCCCCCTTTGATGTATAGTTATAGTTATGGCGACGAATAGACTGCTGCAGGCCTGTCATCACTTGATGAGGGCCTTATGCCGGCCAACGCCCTGCCGGTCAGTGCCTCATATGAATCCCGGAGGAGCTGCACAGCATACCTGAAATTATGGATATACGCCCCCGGTTCTTTTGCGACAAAATCCAGATTGAAGGCTGCTTCGAGCTGGCTCTCTTTCCATATAGTCACCCTGTTGGGATATATCTGCGGAGCAGGCACTTTAAAGAAATAGGGATAGACATGGGGATTATAGTAAATACCTGCGTTTTCCAGTTCCCCGATTAACAGTTCCTTCAAGCCTTCTATCTCATCCTTAATGCTTTCTTTCATGCCGTCTCCGTCCATATCTCTCTCATAGATAAAAAAGGTCCCGAAATCGGTCAGTCCGGGATGACAGCTCTGACAGGCAGCAACATTCATATAGCCGTTGCGGCGCATGTTGAACGAGTGTCCACCCAGGTCCTGGCTTTCCGCAGGCGCCATATGGCACCCGGTACAGAGGGGAAGCTGATGGAGAAGAAGTCCTTTTGAATATGTTCTGGAACTGAATTCATATCCCTTCCGACTGAAGAGCATGGAGGCAGCTGCAGCATAATGGGCATTCACAAATGATATCCCTGTCATCACCTCATCTTTTCCGTCATATGGATCCACCCCTTTCGATTGCATTGTCCTGAAAAGGCTCCAGCCGCTTTCCATTCCCTGGTGACAGACCACACATGAGGCTGAATCCCCGACATCGAGTAGTGCGTCCTGTACGAATGTCGCAGCGTTTCCGCTTGTCAGCACCACGCTGCCCGTTTTCCTCAGACGCTTGTCCTTTGCGGTAGGATACCCTTCCCCATCATGACATGCATTGCAGGTAATAAAATGGGGATATATCTCTTTTGAAGGAGGTATCCATGCCGGGTATTCCGGGTTTGTTGCATCCACATAACTCGCAAATCCTACACCGGAATGGCAGCGAAGACAGGACCCATCGGAAAAATCATAGGCAAAGGAATCGGAGCGCAGATCAGCATGCCCTGATGTACGCCACTTGTTATTTATCGATATATCGCCGTCATGATAGGAATGACATGATGCTGCACATGCGTTTTCTCCTGTCCTGAGAACA
This is a stretch of genomic DNA from Nitrospirota bacterium. It encodes these proteins:
- a CDS encoding MtrB/PioB family outer membrane beta-barrel protein, producing the protein MKRILLICCLFSLVVICDVASGTMAEEQEPAESDRIVFIDDEIEVFPEEEVYHVYEFPEIRPFLFLTGGYRIIDLSGSGRAAEYEYPSDSLMLFGEFRALPFPHRFHLEIDLFDRKDYFWDISYSYKNIVLSRWINKTMFHNLDAIRLSDFGPDERFSAENGPDERFGITSGMNVMFLRIKTPDFPFHVYINGQFIDKEGKRQQRFLGGSGYFNDLRRVSRRRDADLETKDINVGFNAHLGPVEVDVSHGEKRFSSGGDNVFYGRYGAGGGRTEGVYAHNMIPDLKGSSDTLKLHTAYTGKLVASLTLAKHRRENEYSESRVDYLFGSTDVTWMPMPQLTFFFKYRHKDIDADNPEVTTVSDLLNPANTHTYRVKDAISSRTDRFSGIVRYRVAKGVTLNAEVDRKITERQHLEAWGLPETTVKDTASVSVTARLTKNLLFRTKYVHEQTDEPAYNSDLDSKDKGTVSVSWTPLPFLFTYFGYDVYAGKRDRLYYMVDNRQISVNGREVRAGKLFGMIGFSLAENISLSTSYAYFKDKTRHALVYGIDSEPQRLVDEHARYEERAHTVAANLNYRPKDYVKLGAGIAYTESRANFSPGVYEAVNPVSIGGFSESEIRHTEYTLSGTYDLKNGWEAGMRYFFSKYDERSGNALNPSVDGDAHIVFLNMTKRWQ
- a CDS encoding DmsE family decaheme c-type cytochrome encodes the protein MRLKETLLLLFGCMLALWGCETLRTSKPIMPLEEYEKMLVGRFDANYVGTENCLKACHTHDKIQRDLAASTMGAQMSKKSGMPIVDCESCHGPGSLAIEGITPERVEQDRKEGKETKCRYETLINLKELPPPALSLMCLKCHTANATFNLHNWNASIHAVNDVSCSECHKIHAGPDLIVRLRETFDICYKCHEDKKAEFALPSHHPVPERKVFCTDCHDTHGITSENLLRKNTVKETCTQCHAEKEGPYLYEHADITEDCTSCHASHGSISNNLLKRSEPFLCLQCHEGHRVRTAGIPSTTESKGAFYTRCTDCHANVHGTNIPSVSGRGRFTQ